A segment of the Devriesea agamarum genome:
CGTTACTGCTGTTGACCAGTCCAAATAACCCGACCGGAACAGCGCTGGACCTAGACAGTGTGCGGGCAGCAGCACACGCCCAATCCGCGCACGGGGGCCTGGTCATCGTGGACGAAGCGTATGCAGAATTTCGACGTGACGGCGTGAAAAGTGCGCTCAGCGTCATAGATGACCATCCCAACCTCGTGGTATCGCGCACAATGTCCAAAGCCTTTGCGTTTGCCGGCGCCCGAGTTGGATATCTAGTAGCGCACCCGGCCATTGTGCAGGCGGTGGAACTGGTTCGCCTGCCCTATCACCTGTCGGCGATTACCCAAACCGTAGCTCTGACCGCACTTGCCCACGCGGATGAATTGCTTGGCCACGTCGAGATATTGCGGACCGAACGCGACCAGCTTGCAGAGCATCTGCGTCACCGCGGATACGACGTCGCTCCCTCCGACGCCAACTTCCTGCTCGTGGGAACCTTTGCTGATCGCCGAGCGGTATGGGAAGGTCTGCTGGAACGCTCCGTGCTGATTCGTGAAACCGGACCCGACGGCTGGCTCCGCGTATCGGTGGGAACCCCGCACGACAATCAGGCATTTAAAGCCGCTTTGAAGGAGATTGATCCGCGATGACCACTACCTCTGACGCGGCCGCATCACACCCCGCAAAGAGCCACGCCACGACCCAGGCGCTATCCGAATCCCACAACAGTGCACCTGAACCGGGGCAGCCTCAACCGCGCCGCGCCCGAATCGAACGCACCACATCAGAATCCAGCGTCATCGTTGACCTCACAATTGACGGAAGCGGACACTGCGATATCCAAACCGGCGTTGCGTTCTACGACCACATGCTGACTGCGCTCGGCACTCACGGACGGTTCGACCTGCGCATCCAAGCCCACGGCGACACCCATATCGACGTTCACCACACCGTTGAAGACACCGCAATCGTGCTCGGGCAAGCATTGCGCCAAGCCCTCGGAGATAAACGCGGAATCCGCCGATTCGCCGATGCCTGTGTCCCGCTCGATGAAGCACTGGCCCACTGCGTGGTGGACGTGTCCGGCAGGCCCTACTGCGTTCACAGCGGTGAACCCGCTGGCCAGGAATACCATCTCATCGGTGGACACTTCACCGGTTCTCTGACCCGTCACGTGCTGGAATCCTTCGCTCACCACGCAGCGATCTGCCTACATATGCGCGTGCTCGCCGGAAGAGATCCGCACCATATCGTCGAGGCGCAGTTCAAAGCCCTCGCACGGGCACTGCGCACCGCCTGCGAACACGATGATCGGGTGGGGGACATCCCCTCTACGAAGGGATTGCTATGAATGAAGGCACGCCACAGGACCCTCGGACACCGGGGCGCGACGGCGATCACGATATTGACGCTGAGTTCGCCCGGCTCATGCAAGGGGCCGGCTTTGGAACCTTGGCAGATGATGCCAACACATCCGCAACCGACGACGCTGCCACCTCCCCGACTGATGCCGCTGATACAGAGCTAAGCGGCACACAGGCTGAACCGAGTGGCACGCGCGCTGACCTGAACGATCCAGGTGCTGGCACCCCCGCCGAGGATGCGCAGCTCATCAGCCCCGACAGTGAGCTGACCGTTGACGATATTCTCGCCGCCGGTGACGCAAACAAAACTCCGCCGATGGCCGTGATCGTGACCCCGATCGCCTCAGCCAAAGGGCTCGCGGGCCTGCTCCGAATCAGACGCGATGCCGGTGGGAAAGACCCGGACGCCGCGCTACCGGAATCGCTGCGCGTCATCCCCTGCCCATCAGGGGCTATCGCCGTGGCATCCCTCGACGAATCCACCGCGCACCGCGTCGGTGAACTGATCTCGCGCGTTTTAGTCCGTGTTCCCGTCGCTCTTTTCTGGCGGCGCGGTGATCAGATGACCGCGACCCGATACCACGGGGGAGAACGCGGGGATGACGTGCCACCTGCCCTAGTACTCGGTGCCTGCGATGACCTCGTGGAAGATTTCCTGCTCGGCGTCGCAACGGTGGACGACCGCGATGACGCAATCGACCCCTTCTCAATTGGAAAAATGCAGGCTCTGGCGTGGATCGCCTCAGCCGGGCGGAGACGGGAATGACCGGGGTCAACGGCGCACAGACGGCATCATTGCACGTAGTGGTGCTGGATTACGGTTCCGGCAATGTTCGTTCAGTAGTGCGTGCGCTCGCCGCCCAGGGCGCAACCGTGGAACTGACCGCTGACCCCGACACGGTCATGGCCGCCGACGGACTGGTGGTACCGGGCGTTGGCGCCTTCGCGGCATGTATGAGCCAGCTGCGAAAAGCCGGTGCCCCCGCCCTCATCGACCGTCGATTAGCTGGAGGACTCCCGGTACTCGGCATCTGCGTAGGCATGCAAGTTTTGTTCACCTCCGGAGAAGAACACGGCGTACGCAGCGAAGGCCTCGGACAATGGCCCGGCGCGATCACCCGTCTAAACGCACCAGTCGTCCCCCATATGGGATGGAACACCGTGGACGTGCCGCCGGGATCCCGGCTATTCCAGGGCATTGAGGACCAGCGTTTTTACTTCGTCCATTCCTATGCGGCCCATAGCCTGGACCTCGACACCTACGGCCCGTTCCCCGCCCCGCACCTGACCTGGTCGCAGCACGGCAATGACCGATTTTTGGCGGCGATTGAAAACGGCCCGCTCAGCGCCACCCAATTTCATCCCGAAAAGTCTGGAGCCGCGGGAGGTCGTTTGCTGCGCAACTGGCTAGCCACCCTGCCCCAGCGCGGTGGCATTCGTAAACCCGGTGAAGGAGACGCCACATGCTGTACGGATACCTGAGTCTGGCTATGGGTTGCATTCTGATCGGCGGATCCTGGTCGTTCTTCCGACAGAAAAAGCCGTGGTGGTCCATTGCGGTGCTGCTCGTTTTAGGGCTGATCACCGCAGGTGCCGGGCTCTGGCGCATTGTCACCGAACCGGTGTAACCCGTACCCTCTCCCACCCCGCTGAGGCCTTGGCACCCACCCGTGCGTAATTCCCCCGATAATCAAAGGAAAACAGTATGACCACCCCGATTCTCGACCTCCTTCCCGCCGTCGATGTCGCCGACGGACAGGCCGTTCGCCTTGTGCAAGGCGAAGCCGGGTCTGAGACCAGGTACGGGGCGCCGCTGGATGCTGCCCGAGTGTTTGAGCGAGCGGGAGCCCGGTGGCTGCATTTAGTGGATCTCGACGCCGCATTCGGACGGGGCAGCAACGCTGATCTGCTTGCAGAAGTCGTGGCGTCGGTGTCCATGGACGTTGAGTTATCCGGCGGAATTCGCGACGACGACTCACTTGCCCGCGCGCTCGCCACGGGGTGCCGCCGGGTCAACCTCGGCACCGCAGCCCTTGAAAACCCCGAGTGGACAGAGAGGGTCATCGCTGAGCACGGCGACAAAATCGCGGTCGGCTTGGACGTGCGCGGAACCACCCTGGCCGCACGAGGATGGACTCGCGACGGAGGCGATCTGTGGGAGACTCTCGCCCGGCTCGATGCCGCTGGCTGCGCACGCTACGTCGTCACGGATGTTCAGCGCGATGGCACCCTTACCGGCCCGAACCTGGAGCTTCTGCGGCAGGTATGCGAGGCCACCTCCGCCCCGGTGATCGCATCGGGTGGAGTCTCCAACCTCGAGGACCTCGCTGCTTTGCGCACCCTCGTTCCGGCAGGTGTCGAAGGCAGCATCGTCGGTAAAGCCTTGTATGCGGGCGCATTTACGCTGGATGAAGCCTTTGAGGTGGCGGGTCGGCCATGACCGCCGCGGATCGTTCCCTCCCTGGTTCCAGCGGGCGAGGTGCAGGCTTGCCAGAACATTTCCGCACTAAGGACCCCATGACCGATACCGCGGGGACTCCGTGGGCTGGGCGCGGGCATGTCACAAATCCCTTCGCGGGTGATCGTGGGGAGATAAACCCTCAGGTCGCCGAGGCACTTGCGCGCTTTGATGCAGGTGACGATGAGGCTGCCGTCGGGGTGGTGCAGACTCTGGCTGGTCAGCGAGTGTTGGTGCCCGTGCTCGCAGTCAGCACCGAGGAAGAAGTTACGGCTGACGGGCACCGAGCCGACAACGCCGCCGAGATGTCGATGGTTACGCTATCTGGTCCCGATGGCACCCTGGCCCTGCCCGTCTTCACCTGCGTATCCGCGATGACAGCCTGGAACCCGCAAGCCCGCCCGGTCCCCATGGTTATTGAACAAGCAGCGCAAGCGGCTGTTGCGGAAGAGTGCACCGTGTTAGTGGTGGATGCTGCGCGTGCACGTCCGCTAGTTCTTGGTCGGGGAGTTCTGTGGGCATTAGCGCAGGGCCGCGCATGGATCCCGCCCTGGGAAGATCCCGACGTGATGGCCGTGCTCCAAACGTTACCGCAGCAGGATTCACGTATTTGCGCGGTGAGTGCGGGACCGGGACAGCGGCGTGAGGTTGATATTGCGCTCCATTTGATTGACGGTCTCGACGAGCAAGAGCTGCAAGATGTCGTCGCCGGAGTGGAAAGTGCTTTAGCTGTGTCCCAGGCTGTCGCGGAACGCGTGAGTTCTTTGCGGATCGTATTGCGGCGTCGCGATATCTGAGGGGATGCGCGGTGGTGCGCTTCGATATGTGATCCGGTGAGTGAAGGTGCCGCGTCGCGGCACGTGAGGTCGCGAGAGGTGGTGCGCCGTTGCGAGACCAGAGGTGATGTGTCGCCTACTCGACGTGTGCCTGTGAATCGGCCACAATCGACTGGTGGCCCTTTCCCAGTACCGCCAGGTGCTTCACCGCCCGGGCGCAGCTTCTCTCCTCATCCTTGGTTTCATTGCTCGCATCCCATTTTCGACGATGGGGTTATTGCTGACCCTGCATACCGTGACGACTCTGGGCGAGACTTATTTTGCGGCAGGCTTGATTGTGACCGCCTCGACGTTGGGGTCAGCAATTTCATCGCCGTGGCGTGGCCGGCTCGTCGATAAATACGGGCTGCGCCGGGCACTGCTGCCCTCGGTCATCGTGGAAGCTGTGGTGTGGCTGGTGGCCCCGCATGTGGGGTATTGGTTGCTGCTACCGCTGGCTTTAGTCGGTGGTCTGTTCAATGTGCCGATCTGGTCGGTGATCCGGGTTGCCCTAGCGATTATGGTTCCGGCATCGCTCCGGCGCAGTGCCTATGCCCTGGACTCTGTGTTCACCGAGATCGTCTACATGATCGGTCCCGCCGCTATTACGGTGGTCGCCGTGGTCATTGGAACCCGTCCGTCCATGATGATCGTCGGGGTTGCGGTTGCTCTGGCCGGGCTCGGTCTGATGTGGGCGAATCCGCCCACCCGCAGTGACGATATGACCATCCCTGCAAAACTGGATGCCCCGTTGGACGTGATGGAAAACGCGGCGTTGGCTGCGGACGGTGAACTGGGCGAAAAGCGTGCCAGGGAAGACCATGACATCCGGAGTGCCCGCACCCCGGATGGTCGCATCACTGCCCGTCGTCAGTTGCTTCAACCCGGTGGGATCGCAGCTTTAGTGGCAACAGCTGTGGGCAGCATGATCATTACGGCAACCGACGTCTCTGTTGTGGCCGTTCTCGGTCCCGACAAGAACACAGTGCTGATTGGGATTGTGATCGCTACCTGGTGTGTGGGCTCGGCAATTGGTGGATTGGCATACGGCGCTTTGCGTACGGCGATCTCACCTCTGTGGGTGCTCTTTATTCTGGGTGCTCTGACGATCCCGATTATGTGGGCGCATAGTGTGTGGCAGGTTGCGCTGTTGATTCTGGTTGCGGGGCTTGGATGCGCACCGATTATTGCCTCGACCGGGGATGCGATTGCTCAGCGAGTTCCGGAGGAAGCCCGGGGCGAAGCCATGGGATGGCACGGTTCGGCTATGACCGTCGGTGCGGCGGTAGGTGGCCCCATTATCGGTTTCGTGATTGACACGTTGTCTCCGGGGTGGGGGTTCGGCGTGTCCGGGATGATCGGCGTGATCTGCGCGGTCGCTGGTTTGCTGGCTACGCGTCATCACCGTATGAAGCTTCGGGCTGCGCTAGCGCGGAGCTAGTGGACTGGACGAGTCCTGGGCCCGGGTGTGATGTTGCCGGGCGCGGATCGGGTGCCTTACCTGATGCATAGGCCCATCCATGCGCCGTGTCGGCTGCCAGGAGTGTCGGTTTGTGTTGCTCCCACGCTGTCTTTATACCGTTTCTCGCTGGGCGAGGCTAACCCTTGGCCTCGCGATCCCTTTGTGCTCAGGGGCAGTTGGTGGCTGTGGGTGGTGTTTGCTGGTTTGGTTGGGTTGGTGTTGTGTTGGTGGGGTGGTTTAGGTGAGGGGTGTGGCGAGGGTGGTGTATTGGGTGATGAGGAGTTGTTTGGTGGTGGTGAGGGTGAGGGGGATGGTGCCGTGTTGGGTGGGGGTGGTCCAGGTGATGGTCCAGTGGGCGGTGGTGGTGATGGTGTAGGTGTGGTGGGGTTGGTGGGTGCTGGTGTGGGTGTAGGTGTGTCCGCAGGTGGGGGAGGGGTTGGTGCCGTGTCCGGGGTAGGGGGTTGTGGTGGTGCAGGTGAGGGTGGTGTGGTCGCCGGTGGTGATGGTGAGGTGGGTGAGGTGGGCGGTGGCGGTGATGGTGGTGGTGTGGTTGGGGGTGGTGGCGGTGATGGTGAGGGGTCCGGTGGTGTGGGGGTTGGGTGTGGTCCAGAACCAGACGGGTAGGCCGATGGCTCCGGGGGTGTGGGGGTTGTCGGGGGTGGAGTGGAGGGTGGGTGGTTGGAGGTGCATGGTGTTGAGGATGGTGGTGGTGATGGTGGTGGGTGTGTGGGGTGGTGTGTTGGGTGTGGGTGTGGTTGGTGTGGTGGGGTGTGGGGCGTTGATGGTGGCGGTGAGGTTGGTGTGGGGGAAGTGGATGGTGTAGCCCTGGGTGGTGGGGGTGAGGGTTGTGGTGGGTTGTGTGGCGGGCACGGCGCTGGCGGTACCGCTGTGATGGGTTGTGTGGCTGGTATTGATTGTTTTGGTTTCGGTAACTCCGACGGTCACCGAACCTATCCCGCTCCTAAAATGATTTTGAACGTCTATGTAGCTTTTGTCGTCAGCGTGGGCTGACGGGGCTAGTCCGACTAGCCCGGCGATGCTCAGAGCTGTGGCGGCTATTAGTGTTTGAAATGTTCTGCGCATGACATGCTTTCCGGGTAGTAGCCCATTTCTTTGATCATCCAGGGAGATTTGTCGTCGCGGCGGATAAGGGTGAATCTGGAAACTGCTTCGCCGTTTCCTTCATTGCTGATGGTGACTGGTTTTCCGTCTTTGCTGGCTTTTTGGTCGCGGATGTTGTTGCAGAATTCGATGATGGAGGTGGTGCTGGTGGTGTTGATGGTGGTCCAGTCGGTGAGGTGTCGTGGCCCGGTGATGATGGCTCCGGTGGCTGCGTTGTCCTTATCTCCTTCTTCGCTTTTAGCGGCGACGTCAGGAACAAGGAATTCGTGGTTGTAGCGGAGGTCTTTCCAGCCGTGGGCGGCGGCTTGGTCGGCGGCATTGAAGAAGTTTTGGACGCGTTCTTTGGGGTTTTGTTGTGCGATGGGTTTTGGGGTGGGAGAGGTTGTTGTGGTGTGGGTTGGGGTGGGTGGTGGTGGGGTGTGTGAGGCGCAGGCCGTGGTCAGGGCGAGGCTGAGCAGAGCCAGGGTGAGAGTGGCGATGCGACGCATAACAGGGGTCATGATGTTTCTTCCTGGGCATAGCTCGCTCGAAGCTCTCGCGGCATGACAAGCGTGCACGCTGTGGTCTGAGGATCATGCCCATGATCAAAAGGTCCCATGTGGGTGGATGAGAGCGATGCTAGACCTGAAAAACCCAATACGGGGCGTTGTGGAAGAAAGTGTTGATAACTGCTGTGGATGCGTGCTTATCGTCCAGCAATGCGCGGCCGACACGGCCGATGCGGCCCGCTACAGCAACGTCAGTGATCTAACCGCTGTCGAGCCTGCTGTCCTCTAGCTGACGCGGCCGGTGTATTTCTCGCCGGGACCTTCTCCCGGTGCATCGGGGAAGGGTAACGCCTCGGCGAATGCTAGCTGGAGGGAGCGTAAGCCGTCTCGGAGTGAGCGAGCATGGTCGCCGCCGATTTCCGGTGCTCCGGCGGTGATCAGGCCAGCCAGAGCGGTGATGAGTTTACGGGCCTCGGCAAGGTCCTGGTAGTGGCCGGTGTCTTCGTCGTCCGCGAGGCCGATCTTGACCGCTGCGGCACTCATCAGGTGGACGGCGGCGGTGGTGATGATTTCGACGGCCGACACGTCGGCGATATCGCGAGCAGCCGACGCAACAACGTCTGACTCTGAGGAGGTTGTGCTGAGGTAGTCATCGGTGGCATCTAGGCCTGAAGCTGGGATGGCTGTGTTTGCGTCTGTGGAGACGGCATCTGTATATGAGGCGGCGGGGTCCGTGTCCGTGGTGTTCTTCGGCGAGGGGATGGACGAGGGTGAGGGCACGGTCGCTCCTTGACCTGGATCGAGTTCTGTGGCGCTATACAACGCTGTATGAGCGTACGTCGCTGCGCCCGTTGGCGTGCGACCGCCCTCGCCTATGGTAAACGCGAACGACGTCAGGTAAGTAAATAGGTGGTCGTGCTGCCGGTAATAGGTGGTGTGCCCTTATGTGCTGTATCCAGGATCCCTCATAACGGCTGCTGTGCGGGTTCCAACTATCGACTCCGCAATTGCCCGAGCCACCGGGTCTAACCGGGAGGCGACGCAGCTCACGGTGTGGATTGGGTGGGTGACTGCTACACTCATGTCAAGGAATATGACGTTCCGACGTTGAAGTGGAGACCTCTCCCACCTCGTAGTCGACTGTCCACCCTGCGCTTTAGTAGCGGGAATTGGCGACAGATTACCTGGTCAGTGCCGAACTTTTCGGTTTGGATGAACGCTCACAGTGCGCGATGCACGCTGTGTTCGCTGAGGCCCTCATGGAAACGTGGGGGCTTTTGTCATGTTCGACAGGCAACAAGGTGAGGAGCCACCATCAGCGAACCACGTATTAACGACCGCATCCGCGTCTCCGAGGTCCGACTCGTCGGACCGGGCGGCGAACAGGTCGGCATCGTGCGATTGGACGATGCGCTGCGACTCGCACGGGAGGCCGATCTCGATCTAGTCGAGGTCGCCCCCGACGCTCGTCCGCCGGTGTGCCGACTCATGGATTACGGCAAGTACAAGTACGAGGCCGCCATGAAGTCTCGCGAGGCGCGGAAGAATCAGGCGAACATGGATCTTAAAGAGATCCGTATGAACCTGAAGATCGACAAGCACGATTACGAGACCAAGCGCGGGCATATTGAGCGCTTCCTGTCCGGCGGAGACAAGGTGAAAGTCACGATCCGTTTCCGCGGTCGTGAGCAGTCCCGCCCAGAAATGGGCATTAGGCTGCTGTCGCGCCTGGCGGAAGATGTGTCCGAGCATGGATTTGTCGAGTCGCACCCCCGCCAAGACGGTCGCAACATGGTCATGGTGATTGGCCCGACCAAGAAGAAGGCGCAGGCTCGGGCGGAGGCGCGCAAGCGTAAAACCGACGCCGAAAAGGCCCAGCGTTCAGCCGCTGCGGGGAGCGGTGCAGCGAAGGCAGAAACCGCCACCGCCAGCGAGTAAGTAATACTCGCGACCCAGCAGTCGTAGTTCCGTCCGGACCCGTCTGTCCCTCGACCGGCGGCCCACCCGAGAATGAAGGAGAACGGCACGATGCCGAAAAACAAGACCCATAGCGGTACGAAGAAGCGCGTGCGCGTGACCGGATCCGGCAAGCTCATGCGCGAGCAGGTCGGCACTCGTCACCTCAACGAGCACAAGTCGGCCAAGCGCAAGCGTCGCTTGGGCCTGGATACGGCAGTTGCCAAGTCCGATGTCAAGCGCGTTAAGCGACTCCTCGGGCGCTGACTTTCGCCCCAGCGTCCGACTGATGCCCCACTGAGCGGGCGTCACGGCGCACCCCTCACACGTCACCAACAAAGGAGAATCACGTGGCACGCGTGAAGCGGGCGGTTAACGCCCAGAAGAAGCGTCGGGAGATCCTCGAACAGGCTAGTGGTTACCGTGGACAGCGTTCACGCCTGTACCGCAAGGCCAAAGAGCAGGTCCTCCACTCGATGACCTACAACTACCGCGACCGGAAGGTGCGCAAGTCCGACTTCCGTCGGCTGTGGATTCAGCGCATCAACGCGGCAGCTCGTGCCAACGGCATGACCTACAACCGGTTCATTCAGGGCCTCAGCCTGGCAGGCGTGGGCGTGGACCGCCGCATGCTGGCCGAGCTCGCCGTCAACGACCAGGCAGCGTTTGCCGCCCTGGTCGAGGTTGCGAAGAAGGCACTGCCCAAGGACGTCAATGCGCCGGCCGCCTGAGCCGTCGTATGACCCCTCATATCTCTGAGCACGAGCGTCCGGACGACGCAATGCTGGCTAACCCTCGGTCCGACCGAGTCCGCCGCATTAGCGCCTTGTCCGGGCGCTCGTTGCGTCGACGTACCGGGCTATTCCGAGTGGAAGGTCCGCAGGCAGTGCGCTCCCTCGTGCGTTATCGCAGTGACCTTCTCTGCGAGCTGTATGCAACACCGGAAGCCGCCCGCCGTCACCCGGATATCCTCGACCGCTGCACCGGCAAGGTTCTCACGGTGACCGACGAGGTTCTGGCCGCCATGGTCTCTGCCCGAACCCGAGACGACGATACTGGGCCCGCGCAAACTATGGTCACGCCCCAGGGGATCGTGGCGGTTGCGCGCACTGAACACACCGCACTAGCTGACCTGCAACCGATTCTGACTGCCGGTGCAACTGCCCGCACCAGCCTCACAATCGCTGTTATGCACGAGGTCCGGGACCCAGGGAATGCCGGAACCGTGATCCGCGCTGCAGACGCCGCCGGTGCACAGGCCGTCATCCTCACCCGTGCCAGCGTCGACGTGTTCTCCCCCAAAGTCGTGCGCTCCACAGCAGGTAGCCTCTTTCACCTGCCGGTGATCACCGGTGCTGATCTTGGCGAGACCTTGAACGTCCTGCGCACAGCCCAGGTGCAAACGCTTGCAACCTCCGGACGCGCAGAACACGACCTATTCACCGCCAATCTGTCTGCGCGACGGGCATGGATCTTCGGCAACGAAGCGCATGGGCTCGACGCCGATGCTCTGGCCAATGCTGATATGCGGGTTCGGATTCCTTTGAAGGGGCGCGCGGAGTCATTAAACCTCGCGATGGCGGCCACCCTCTGCTTGTTCTCCGGGACTGGTTCGAGCACTCATCCAGAGCACGCCCCAGGCTAGGAAAAGCGCGTTCAGGGCTGGGGGAACGGTCTGCGCGAGTGACCGGTCGTGACATCGCCTCGAGCGACCGACCGGCACCGTATTGTCGACACTGTACTGCCGACACCGTATTGCGTGAACGGCCGACCCGCCGCGTTAACGGACCGAGAGCCGTCAGTAACCGGGGTCAGAACCCCTAGGGCCGAGGCAGCAGCGATCCTACGGATCTCACAACCGCTCCGGCATCTCAGCCAAATCATCAGGTGTCCTCTTTGAATACAGCCATCCCCGGTTGAATACAGCCATCCCCGGTTGAATGCAGCCGTCCTCGCTCGAACACAGCCACCCTCGGTTTGCTGATCGGACAGAGTGACTTGATCCGAGTAGCCTGACATTATTCTCGCTCGTCCCGTACCCACCTCGGTCCGTCTCAAAGGAGCATGATCGTGACCACCAACGCGTCGTTGGAGCAGCAGGCGAACGCATCCGATGCCCCGGCGATCTCTGGGCGACGCAGCCTCGGAGTTCTCGCCGCACTGTTTGCCCCGGTGATGATTTTGTCGGCCATTGTTGGACTCCTCATCACCGGCGCCAACGCCGCCTCAGCTACCGGTTTAGTTCCCGAAAGCTTCGCCGTGTCGTGGGGATTCCCGGTTGTACGCGCTTTGCATCACTGCGCGATGCTGTTGTGCGTCGGTGCCCTGGTGATCGTGGTGCTATTTTTACCGGCGGCCTCGCGCGAGCGGACCGGTGACTTAGACGGCGCACGCGCGGTGATTACCCGCCACGCGGCATGGGCAGCGGGTGCATGGGCGGTTCTCGGACTGGCCATGAACCTGATGACCTACCTCGACGCAATCGGGGATTTGGGGGGAACCCGCGACGTACTCGGCGGGTTTATCGACTATGCGCTTCGGGTAGGCCTTGGACAGATTCAGTTGGCGTCTACCATTTTCGTGATTGCGGCTGCTCATTTTTTAGCGTTGGCGCGGCGTATCAATACGGTGTGCTGGGGATTTGCTTTCGTCGTGGTCGCGGTTTTGCTGCTCGGACTCGCAGGGCATTCAGGGTCTTCCACCGATCACCTCAACGCGGTCAATGCGCTGGCTGTCCATCTGATTGCCGTGTCGGTTTGGGTGGGCTGCTTAGTGGTGCTGGTCATTGAGCGGCGGGTGATCGGTGACCAGCTCGGTGTCGTGATAGCCCGGTATTCGCCGTTCGCGTTTGCGTGCTTCATTGCCATTGCAATCTCTGGAATCATTAACGCCGCAATCCGGTTAACAGGTCCGGCGGATTTATTGACTACCAGCTACGGCTGGGTGGTTAGCGCGAAAATTCTGCTAATGGTTGTGCTTGGGGTTTTCGGATGGTGGCAGCGTCACCATCATCTGGGCTGGTGGGCAGAGCATGAGCGTCGCGGAACCTCTCCAGGGTTTTTGCGCACCACCGTGAATGAGACGCTGCTGATGGCCTTGGTGATCGGCATTTCGATTGCGCTGTCGCGGTCGGCTCCTCCGCAGCCGCAGTCATTCCCACAGAATCTGCGGGTGGAGGCACTGGTGGGGTACGCGCCTCCAGCGTCCCCGTTCAACATGGAGACCCTGTTCACCCAGTGGCGGATCGATTGGATCATGCTGGGTGTTGCGCTCACGATGGCGGGGCTCTATATCGCAGGGGTGGTGCGATTGATGCGCCGAGGGGATTCCTGGTCGGCGTGGCGCACGGTGCCGTTTCTGCTCGGTTGCCTCGCTTTTATCTGGGTGATGAGCGGTGGTCCGGCCGCGTACGGCATGGTGCTGTTCCAGGCGCATATGGTCCAGCACATGGCTTTGATGATGGTGGTGCCGCCGCTATGGGTGCTAGGTGCTCCTGTCACTCTCTTGACCCGGGCGGTCGCTCCGCGCACAGATGGGTCGCGGGGGATCCGAGAGTGGACCCTGGTGGTCATGCATTCTCGGTATGCCCGTATCTTGTCGTTCGCGCCGGTTGCTGGGGTGCTGTTCGCGGGGTCACTGGTCGCTTTTTACTTCACGCCGCTGTTTACCATCGCGATGTTCGATCACCTGGGCCATGTGCTGATGACGGTGCACTTTTTGGCATCTGGATATCTTTTCAGTTGGGTTTTGATTGGGGTGGATCCGTCACCGCATCCGCTGAACCATACGTTGCGCCTGATAACCCTGCTGGTGACTCTGTCTTTCCACGCGTTTTTCGGGGTTGCGGTGATTTCGAGCACGGATATTCTCGGCATGCCGTGGTATCAGGCATTGGGAATGTACGGGCCGGAGCAGCTCGCGTTGAACCAGCGAATCGGTGGCTCCATTATGTGGGGTATATC
Coding sequences within it:
- a CDS encoding histidinol-phosphate transaminase, which codes for MRVRHALNVNENPFPPSAALADDLATAVRTAAVELNRYPDRDFMTLRTALSDYLARESQISPPPADTVWAANGSNEVMQHLFQAFGGPGRTALSFSPHYSMYSEYARTSLTTWVAEDRGPAPKFELDANRIVAAIQRHRPALLLLTSPNNPTGTALDLDSVRAAAHAQSAHGGLVIVDEAYAEFRRDGVKSALSVIDDHPNLVVSRTMSKAFAFAGARVGYLVAHPAIVQAVELVRLPYHLSAITQTVALTALAHADELLGHVEILRTERDQLAEHLRHRGYDVAPSDANFLLVGTFADRRAVWEGLLERSVLIRETGPDGWLRVSVGTPHDNQAFKAALKEIDPR
- the hisB gene encoding imidazoleglycerol-phosphate dehydratase HisB, which codes for MTTTSDAAASHPAKSHATTQALSESHNSAPEPGQPQPRRARIERTTSESSVIVDLTIDGSGHCDIQTGVAFYDHMLTALGTHGRFDLRIQAHGDTHIDVHHTVEDTAIVLGQALRQALGDKRGIRRFADACVPLDEALAHCVVDVSGRPYCVHSGEPAGQEYHLIGGHFTGSLTRHVLESFAHHAAICLHMRVLAGRDPHHIVEAQFKALARALRTACEHDDRVGDIPSTKGLL
- the hisH gene encoding imidazole glycerol phosphate synthase subunit HisH, producing the protein MTGVNGAQTASLHVVVLDYGSGNVRSVVRALAAQGATVELTADPDTVMAADGLVVPGVGAFAACMSQLRKAGAPALIDRRLAGGLPVLGICVGMQVLFTSGEEHGVRSEGLGQWPGAITRLNAPVVPHMGWNTVDVPPGSRLFQGIEDQRFYFVHSYAAHSLDLDTYGPFPAPHLTWSQHGNDRFLAAIENGPLSATQFHPEKSGAAGGRLLRNWLATLPQRGGIRKPGEGDATCCTDT
- the priA gene encoding bifunctional 1-(5-phosphoribosyl)-5-((5-phosphoribosylamino)methylideneamino)imidazole-4-carboxamide isomerase/phosphoribosylanthranilate isomerase PriA — translated: MTTPILDLLPAVDVADGQAVRLVQGEAGSETRYGAPLDAARVFERAGARWLHLVDLDAAFGRGSNADLLAEVVASVSMDVELSGGIRDDDSLARALATGCRRVNLGTAALENPEWTERVIAEHGDKIAVGLDVRGTTLAARGWTRDGGDLWETLARLDAAGCARYVVTDVQRDGTLTGPNLELLRQVCEATSAPVIASGGVSNLEDLAALRTLVPAGVEGSIVGKALYAGAFTLDEAFEVAGRP
- a CDS encoding SseB family protein: MTDTAGTPWAGRGHVTNPFAGDRGEINPQVAEALARFDAGDDEAAVGVVQTLAGQRVLVPVLAVSTEEEVTADGHRADNAAEMSMVTLSGPDGTLALPVFTCVSAMTAWNPQARPVPMVIEQAAQAAVAEECTVLVVDAARARPLVLGRGVLWALAQGRAWIPPWEDPDVMAVLQTLPQQDSRICAVSAGPGQRREVDIALHLIDGLDEQELQDVVAGVESALAVSQAVAERVSSLRIVLRRRDI
- a CDS encoding MFS transporter, yielding MALSQYRQVLHRPGAASLLILGFIARIPFSTMGLLLTLHTVTTLGETYFAAGLIVTASTLGSAISSPWRGRLVDKYGLRRALLPSVIVEAVVWLVAPHVGYWLLLPLALVGGLFNVPIWSVIRVALAIMVPASLRRSAYALDSVFTEIVYMIGPAAITVVAVVIGTRPSMMIVGVAVALAGLGLMWANPPTRSDDMTIPAKLDAPLDVMENAALAADGELGEKRAREDHDIRSARTPDGRITARRQLLQPGGIAALVATAVGSMIITATDVSVVAVLGPDKNTVLIGIVIATWCVGSAIGGLAYGALRTAISPLWVLFILGALTIPIMWAHSVWQVALLILVAGLGCAPIIASTGDAIAQRVPEEARGEAMGWHGSAMTVGAAVGGPIIGFVIDTLSPGWGFGVSGMIGVICAVAGLLATRHHRMKLRAALARS
- a CDS encoding DUF1844 domain-containing protein, giving the protein MADVSAVEIITTAAVHLMSAAAVKIGLADDEDTGHYQDLAEARKLITALAGLITAGAPEIGGDHARSLRDGLRSLQLAFAEALPFPDAPGEGPGEKYTGRVS